One genomic window of Pseudomonas aeruginosa includes the following:
- a CDS encoding DNA methyltransferase: MVHSICWPEGIGIAQAQRQFTLLLLMLTTRTTPFSPFAQHSPPQHDGSASIQAGLSATWKKLTKIVNLQAVNFYILGSSYMKPWSAGNAIKSRRKSLDMSLEALGEKLGVTKSFMSYVESDERALTEDQASILSGIVGIPIDLLLLSAGRLPTDVREAISSDAAEVTASVRQHFEQHAVEYPDRPTRPLPPVSSSDEHLSPSGIPERVEVSKSTTEYRAHSYHTKVPPEAIRPFIRALTKPGELVLDPFSGSGMTGVAALMEGRNALLSDLSPAAVHISRNYTTPCDPKEFSRALKKVAEQVDPTMRWLYQPIMQPGQTIEYTTWSDVFRCGECQKDILYWDVVHTAGGTDARGLTCPHCDTYLRKSDLVWISEIPVQTHVSAGSTRISAHAPTQHELELIEEANEAPIPYWIPRVPFGSEREMWRASHTGMGISEVSHFFTRRNLHALAALRHSIVTTSEGRIREALMFAFTACVNRASRRYQWNAKRPTNVMTGTLYISSLRYEWNVWSLFRRKAADVKRYFERFPETSATAQVMNRSATDLSCLPDGSVSMVFMDPPFGSNIFYADSSLLWEAWLGSLTDNTEEIVVNKSRGRVGGGKTMDDYGHLMTKAFSEAARVLKPGGYAVLAFSNSDDQVWMEIQKAMAEAKLETHTVHILDKGQPSIKGVKGVTGKESVTTLDLLITMRRPAHCAKDMSSTMASTAFIDGAVKSALLNGTSRTDDIYSAVIQALLAKNYSLSGITMPNIAQRCARLGASEVGGKWTLQNMEVQEKRDFIKEYLSSKDSLPITMMAPAPKKAPAAPLVPGGRNSALYTAHSYHTKVPPEAIIPFIEHFTKPGDVVLDPFCGSGMTGVAAALAGRLAILNDLSPAAVHLAWNHTHPCAPEDLEAAFAEIEEKVGLRMREIYGTTDESGAPALLHWTMWSTRHKCPHCGKSFALWDAIDRYEGRIGSTITCPLCEHEIVRKKLPTIDSVPAWLAYETTDGRRLERKAEKSDITKALSFSRKDIEDWFPSVDIGPDREMYIRCALQNKNVREVADFYTDRNLLALSLIWSAIGEITDKRKRLAMAFAFTNTSWHGTRMRRYNARGGQRPLTGTLYIPQLSSECNVFEVMRNKIAQLKRYYATFQPTAEQMPFVLNGSATDLADVQDGSIDYVFTDPPFGSNLFYADCNLIWESWLGRITDPTNEAVVNKSLAESAGGKTLAGYEALMTGAMREIARVLKPGGWATVVFHNTDGGVWAALQSAAKEAGFEFHEAASLDRKQQSHKGYKGRSGQEDVAHFDVVMNLRKPEKVKTTPPRKTAKAFDLPALVAELATTPQFAVRGVQGIHAEVMRRLASTDASIFVDFSDIRELMEKASQPEQGSLIE; encoded by the coding sequence GTGGTGCATTCCATTTGCTGGCCTGAAGGGATCGGCATCGCCCAAGCGCAACGCCAATTCACCTTACTGCTCTTGATGTTGACCACGCGAACAACCCCATTTTCCCCCTTCGCTCAGCACAGTCCCCCGCAGCATGATGGCAGCGCATCGATCCAGGCAGGCCTTTCGGCCACATGGAAAAAGTTGACAAAGATTGTTAACCTTCAAGCCGTGAATTTTTACATTCTAGGTAGCAGCTACATGAAGCCATGGTCAGCAGGAAATGCAATCAAATCTAGACGTAAGTCTCTGGACATGTCGCTAGAAGCTCTGGGAGAAAAGCTGGGCGTTACCAAGTCTTTCATGAGTTATGTCGAGTCAGACGAGCGCGCCCTTACTGAGGATCAGGCTTCGATTCTGTCAGGTATCGTGGGCATCCCAATCGATCTCCTACTGCTTAGCGCAGGCCGACTCCCAACGGATGTTAGAGAGGCAATCTCATCCGATGCCGCCGAGGTGACAGCATCCGTACGACAGCACTTTGAGCAACACGCAGTTGAATATCCCGACCGCCCAACACGTCCACTTCCGCCCGTGTCAAGCTCGGACGAGCATCTTTCGCCCTCGGGCATCCCCGAGCGCGTCGAGGTTAGTAAATCCACGACCGAGTACCGGGCGCACAGCTATCACACCAAAGTTCCTCCCGAGGCGATTCGCCCCTTCATTCGAGCCCTTACCAAGCCTGGAGAGCTTGTCCTTGACCCTTTCTCGGGATCGGGCATGACAGGTGTCGCGGCGCTAATGGAAGGCCGCAATGCGCTGCTCTCCGATTTGTCGCCTGCTGCAGTCCACATTTCAAGAAACTACACAACGCCTTGTGACCCAAAGGAGTTCTCCAGGGCCCTCAAGAAGGTAGCGGAGCAGGTCGATCCAACCATGCGCTGGCTCTACCAACCTATCATGCAGCCAGGACAGACTATCGAGTACACAACTTGGAGTGATGTTTTCAGGTGCGGTGAATGCCAAAAGGACATTCTCTACTGGGATGTTGTCCATACGGCAGGTGGAACCGATGCTCGTGGGCTTACCTGTCCACACTGTGACACGTATCTGCGCAAAAGCGATCTCGTCTGGATATCGGAAATACCCGTGCAGACTCACGTGTCCGCCGGGAGCACCAGAATCTCCGCCCACGCCCCAACCCAGCATGAGTTGGAATTGATCGAGGAAGCAAATGAAGCTCCCATCCCCTATTGGATACCCCGCGTTCCATTCGGGTCCGAGCGGGAGATGTGGAGAGCCTCCCACACGGGCATGGGCATATCCGAAGTCAGTCACTTTTTCACCAGGCGGAACCTGCATGCCCTTGCCGCGCTTCGCCATTCGATTGTCACCACCTCGGAGGGACGCATTCGCGAAGCCTTGATGTTCGCCTTCACGGCCTGCGTCAACCGCGCCTCCCGCCGCTATCAATGGAACGCGAAGCGCCCCACGAACGTGATGACGGGCACTCTATACATCTCATCACTCCGGTACGAGTGGAATGTCTGGAGCCTATTCCGGAGAAAAGCTGCCGACGTGAAACGATACTTTGAGAGATTCCCCGAAACGTCAGCCACGGCCCAGGTGATGAACAGGTCGGCCACAGACCTCTCCTGCCTGCCCGATGGCTCCGTATCCATGGTTTTCATGGACCCGCCTTTCGGGTCCAACATCTTCTACGCGGACAGTTCCCTGCTGTGGGAGGCATGGCTTGGCTCCCTGACCGACAACACGGAGGAAATCGTGGTTAATAAGAGCCGAGGCAGGGTCGGGGGCGGAAAGACCATGGACGATTATGGTCATTTAATGACGAAGGCCTTTTCCGAGGCTGCGCGAGTATTGAAGCCAGGTGGCTATGCCGTGCTTGCCTTCTCGAACTCCGACGATCAGGTATGGATGGAAATTCAAAAGGCCATGGCGGAGGCGAAGCTCGAAACCCACACGGTGCACATCCTCGATAAAGGGCAACCGTCGATCAAAGGCGTTAAGGGCGTCACAGGCAAAGAGAGCGTAACAACGCTCGACCTTCTCATCACCATGAGGAGGCCTGCGCATTGCGCCAAGGACATGAGCAGTACTATGGCTTCGACGGCATTCATTGACGGGGCCGTCAAAAGTGCCCTCTTGAATGGTACCAGCCGAACTGATGATATTTATTCGGCTGTAATTCAAGCCTTGCTCGCAAAGAACTACAGTCTTTCCGGAATCACGATGCCAAACATTGCGCAACGGTGCGCGCGCCTCGGCGCCAGTGAAGTCGGGGGCAAGTGGACCTTGCAAAACATGGAAGTCCAGGAAAAGCGCGACTTTATCAAAGAATACCTTTCATCAAAAGACAGCCTTCCCATCACGATGATGGCTCCAGCCCCGAAGAAGGCACCAGCTGCGCCACTGGTTCCAGGCGGACGCAACAGTGCGCTCTACACAGCACATAGTTACCACACGAAGGTGCCGCCCGAGGCAATCATCCCTTTCATCGAGCACTTTACGAAACCGGGGGATGTGGTTCTGGATCCGTTCTGCGGATCCGGCATGACGGGTGTCGCGGCCGCCTTGGCCGGCCGTCTGGCAATTCTCAACGATCTGTCGCCCGCTGCCGTCCACCTCGCATGGAACCACACTCACCCCTGCGCCCCAGAGGATCTCGAAGCCGCGTTTGCCGAGATCGAGGAAAAAGTGGGCCTGCGTATGCGGGAAATTTATGGCACCACGGATGAGAGCGGTGCGCCTGCGCTGCTCCATTGGACCATGTGGAGCACCAGGCACAAGTGCCCCCACTGCGGAAAGAGCTTCGCTCTTTGGGATGCCATCGACCGATACGAAGGGCGCATAGGCTCCACTATTACCTGCCCTCTTTGCGAGCACGAAATCGTTCGAAAAAAACTCCCCACAATCGACTCGGTACCCGCCTGGCTTGCTTATGAGACGACGGACGGGCGGAGACTGGAGCGCAAGGCCGAAAAGAGCGACATCACCAAGGCCCTATCATTTTCAAGAAAGGATATTGAGGACTGGTTCCCGTCGGTCGACATAGGCCCGGACAGGGAGATGTATATCCGCTGCGCACTCCAGAACAAGAATGTCCGGGAAGTTGCGGACTTCTACACAGACAGAAACCTACTCGCACTGTCGCTGATCTGGAGTGCCATCGGAGAGATCACCGATAAGCGCAAGCGACTGGCAATGGCCTTCGCCTTCACCAATACGTCATGGCATGGAACGCGTATGCGGCGCTACAACGCGCGCGGCGGCCAGCGCCCGCTGACGGGAACACTCTACATCCCACAACTATCTTCTGAGTGCAACGTTTTCGAAGTCATGCGCAACAAGATCGCGCAGTTGAAAAGATACTATGCCACCTTCCAGCCTACGGCCGAACAGATGCCGTTTGTCTTGAACGGGAGCGCCACCGACCTTGCAGATGTGCAAGACGGGAGCATTGACTATGTCTTCACTGACCCGCCCTTCGGATCGAACCTTTTTTACGCCGACTGCAACCTGATCTGGGAGTCATGGCTTGGCAGAATCACGGACCCAACCAATGAGGCGGTTGTCAACAAATCACTTGCCGAATCGGCCGGCGGTAAGACACTGGCTGGGTATGAAGCACTAATGACGGGAGCAATGCGCGAGATAGCTCGTGTACTTAAACCGGGCGGTTGGGCCACTGTCGTCTTCCATAACACCG
- a CDS encoding SymE family type I addiction module toxin has product MATQKSPLSNSRLLTIGYQLYESRHSDWERRGKPRQIPYLRLSGDRLEAAGFEVGCKVSIQVTRRRLVMHVVED; this is encoded by the coding sequence ATGGCTACCCAGAAATCCCCTCTTTCGAACTCTCGACTTCTAACGATCGGCTACCAGCTCTATGAAAGCCGTCATAGCGATTGGGAACGTCGTGGCAAGCCACGGCAAATTCCCTACCTGCGCTTGAGTGGCGACCGGCTGGAGGCTGCGGGCTTTGAGGTTGGCTGCAAGGTGAGCATTCAGGTCACCAGGCGGCGCCTTGTCATGCACGTAGTTGAGGATTGA